The Horticoccus luteus DNA window CGCGTGGTTTCATGCCACGCGCGGCCTCTCCTCGACTCGCGGCATCGAGGTGCTGGGCCAGCGCCTCATCTTCGTCATCGGCCAGCTCATCACCGTCCTTATCGCCATCGTCCCGGTCGCCGGCGTCGGCGCGCTCGTGATCTTCCTGCTCCAGTGGTTGATCGGCCTGGTGGGCGCGGTCCTCGTCGCCACCGTCGTCATGGCCGGCATTCTCCTGCTCGAAATCGCCGTCGGTCTGCACTGTCTCGGCCGGCGCTTCGAACGTTTCGACCTCTCCGCCGAGTTGCGCCCGTAGTTCGCCATGACGTTCGCCCAACTCGCCCGCCTCGCCGCCGACACCGTCGAAGCCACCCAGCGCCGCCTCCCCGCCGCCCTTCGCGAGCTCGCGAGGCCGCTGCCCGTGCACTACGAAAGCGTGCCCGACGCCGACGTCGTCGCCGACGGCTTTCCCGCCGACATCCTGGGTCTCTTCACCGGCGATCCGCACGGCAGCTCCCTCGAGCAAGACACGCCGTCGCCGCCGCAAATCCTCCTCTATCTCGACAACCTCTGGGATTTTTCGGAACGCGACCCCGCGATCTTTCGCGACGAAGTCCGCCTCACCTACCTGCACGAGCTGGGGCACTTCCTTGGCTGGGATGAGGACGAACTCACCGCGCGCGGCCTCGACTAGCCCTGTCGTTTGTCCTCGGAGCAGGTCGGGGGAACCCTGCCTACTCCGCGCTTTCCAACCGCGGCCGCCCGTGCATAGTCTTTCCTCCAACCATCCGCGTTCACTCGCATGAAGAAGCTCCTCATCATCGTCCTCGCCCTTTTCGCCACCGGAGCACTCCGCGCCATCTCACGCTCGGAGTGTGTCACGCGCGTCGAATCGTGCGAAGCCATCTTGCGCGAGTTCATGGCGGACCCCGCTTACGCCGTTCCGGCCAACGTCCTGCAAAGCGCGCACGCCATCATCATCGTCAACCAGTTCAAGGGTGGCTTCTTCATTGGCGTGAAGGACGGTTACGGCGTCATCCTCGTTAAGAAACCCTCCGGCCAGTGGAGCCTCCCGGTGCTCCTCGATGCCGGTGAAGCCAGCCTCGGCTTCCAGATCGGCGCCAAATCCGTCGAAAGCGTGATGATCGTCACCGACGACGCCACGCCCCGCCTCCTCTTCAAGGAACGCTTCAACGTCGGCGTCGACGCCAAAGCCGTCGCCGGTCCGCGCGTCGCCGCCGCCGAACACGATAACCGCCCCATCGTCGCCGCGCCCGTGCTCGTCTACACGAAAAGCAAAGGCCTCTACGCCGGCGCCACCCTCAAGGCCGGCTACCTCACCCGCGACGATCCCGCCAATTTCGTTCTCTATCACACCACCTACACGATGCCCGAACTTCTCTACAGCGATTGGGTGCAACCCGTCCCCGAAGTTCAGCCGTTGATGGATTACGTGAAGCAGATCGCGCCCTGATCGCCACGGCCTGCGGGCTCCGCGCAACATCCCCGCGCGCCGCGCCTCTCCGCTGCGTCCACCGCGGCGAAACACTCCCTCCGCGCCACCCTTTTTCTCATGGCCAATCCCATCCTCGGCGGCGGCGGTTTCCATCACGTGTGCCTCAAGACCCGTGACTGGGACGCCACCCTGCGTTTCTATCAAGACACCCTTGGGTTCACCGAAAAAATCGCGTGGCGCACCGCTCCGCAACGCGCCGTGATGCTCGACGCGGGCGATGGCAACTACCTCGAAGTCTTCGAAGACCACGCCTACGAAGCCGCACCCCAGGGCGTCGTGTATCACTTTGCGCTTCGCACCACACGCCTCGACGAAGTCGCCGCCCGCGTGCGCGCCGCCGGCGCCCGCATCACCGTCGAACCGCGTGACGTCACGATCGCGACCGTGAACGGCGTCGGCCCGGTGCCCGTGCGCATCTTCTTTTGCGAAGGCCCCAACGGCGAAAGCATCGAGTTCATGCAGAACTCGCTCACCTGATCCGCATCGCGCCCGCGTGGCAGCGGAACGCCTGGGCACTTCGCCCTCCCGCCACGAACGCCTTGCGCACCGCGCCCGCTCAATTCACCCGGCGCGACGGAAACGACTTGCCCGCGCCCTCACCGCGCTCCACTCCGCCCGTCCCTCGGCCCCAGCGGCACCGACATGATCCGCGCACCATCCCGCCGAGGCCCCCCGCGACCACCGCGAGCATGATCACCGTGCCGAGCCAGATCCAGAACGAGGAGAAGATGAATTTGAGGACGTCGAGCATACGCAGAAGGTTTTCCTCGCGACCTCACTCCCGCCGGCCGGCCGCCGCAAGCCCCATCTCGGCCGCGCCGACCTACCTCGCCGCCGCCAGCTCCCCCAAGTAGCTCACGAGCTCCGCGAGCACCGCCGCCGCCACGATCGCCTGCACATCCGTGCGCTTCTCTCCCGGACACTCGATGCGCCCGCTGCGCACGAAGAACTTTCCGCCCCGCCGCCGGTGCGCCAACGCCCACCACGCAAACGGTTCCTCGACCGCCCATTCCGCCGCGGCCTGCGCGTAACCCGTCGTCGCCACCGCCAGCTCGCTCCCAAACAATTCGCCCGCGCCCCGCGCCATCTGCTCCGCCACCGCCGCGGATACGCAATTCACCCTCTTCGCCGCCGCTCGATCGACGCCCAGCAGCTTCACCTTCTGCTCCAAGGTATACGCCGTCACGCCGCCGAGAAAAAACTGCGAGGCCCCCGCAATCGCGCCAATCCGCGCCTGCACCTGCCCGCACGTCAGGCTCTCCGCCACCGCCAGCGTCCGGCCCGGCGATTCCAACATCAACTCTTTCAACTCCCGCTTCATCGCCGCCGCCTCACGCCAGTTCCAATCCCACCGGACAATGGTCGCTGCCCATCACTTCCGGTGAAATCCACGCGCGCTTGAGCGCCGGTTTCAACTTGTCGCTCGCCACGAAATAATCGACGCGCCACCCGATGTTGCGCGCCCGGCAGTTCATCATCTGGCTCCACCACGTGTAGTGGCCCGGCCCTTTTTCGAACTCGCGAAACGTGTCCACGAATCCCTTCGCGAGCAGCGTGGAAAAATTCCCCCGCTCCTCATCCGTGAACCCCGCGTTGCGCCGGTTCGTCTTCGGATTCGTCAAATCGATCTCCGTGTGCGCCACGTTCAAATCGCCGCAAAACACCACCGGCTTCCCCTTCTTTTCCAGCTTCTTCAGAAACGCCAGAAACGCCGGATCCCACTCCTCCGTGCGATACTTCAACCGCGTCAACCC harbors:
- a CDS encoding lipid-binding SYLF domain-containing protein — translated: MKKLLIIVLALFATGALRAISRSECVTRVESCEAILREFMADPAYAVPANVLQSAHAIIIVNQFKGGFFIGVKDGYGVILVKKPSGQWSLPVLLDAGEASLGFQIGAKSVESVMIVTDDATPRLLFKERFNVGVDAKAVAGPRVAAAEHDNRPIVAAPVLVYTKSKGLYAGATLKAGYLTRDDPANFVLYHTTYTMPELLYSDWVQPVPEVQPLMDYVKQIAP
- a CDS encoding CinA family protein, which codes for MKRELKELMLESPGRTLAVAESLTCGQVQARIGAIAGASQFFLGGVTAYTLEQKVKLLGVDRAAAKRVNCVSAAVAEQMARGAGELFGSELAVATTGYAQAAAEWAVEEPFAWWALAHRRRGGKFFVRSGRIECPGEKRTDVQAIVAAAVLAELVSYLGELAAAR
- a CDS encoding exodeoxyribonuclease III yields the protein MKLVSWNVNGVRAVLKKGFLDYMAQVDADVICLQETKAHPGDVQHVAWAAGYTPHWYSAVKKGYSGTVIFTRVAPKKVTCGIGLAGHDDEGRVITAEFADYFLVNVYQPNSQRGLTRLKYRTEEWDPAFLAFLKKLEKKGKPVVFCGDLNVAHTEIDLTNPKTNRRNAGFTDEERGNFSTLLAKGFVDTFREFEKGPGHYTWWSQMMNCRARNIGWRVDYFVASDKLKPALKRAWISPEVMGSDHCPVGLELA
- a CDS encoding VOC family protein; amino-acid sequence: MANPILGGGGFHHVCLKTRDWDATLRFYQDTLGFTEKIAWRTAPQRAVMLDAGDGNYLEVFEDHAYEAAPQGVVYHFALRTTRLDEVAARVRAAGARITVEPRDVTIATVNGVGPVPVRIFFCEGPNGESIEFMQNSLT
- a CDS encoding metallopeptidase family protein codes for the protein MTFAQLARLAADTVEATQRRLPAALRELARPLPVHYESVPDADVVADGFPADILGLFTGDPHGSSLEQDTPSPPQILLYLDNLWDFSERDPAIFRDEVRLTYLHELGHFLGWDEDELTARGLD